The Pirellulales bacterium genome window below encodes:
- a CDS encoding deoxyribonuclease IV: MSILGAHQSIAGGYYKAVEIAAECGCQCVQIFTKNNNQWRAKPLTDDDVAKFQAALKRLNVTHPLSHDSYLINLAAPDDELWRKSIEAFAVELLRAEKLGIPAVVTHPGAFTSSNEAAGLKRIIAALDEVHDKVGKLSVRTLLENTAGQGSTLGRTFEQIATVIGGVKAPERVAVCIDTCHLFAAGYPFGTPADYEATMNKLDQTIGLGLVNAFHLNDSKKELGSRVDRHEHIGQGKIGLEGFRLLLNDPRFTDVPMYLETPKENVEGEHDGLRLDRTNLETLRRLVKQE; this comes from the coding sequence ATGTCCATCCTCGGAGCCCACCAATCGATCGCTGGCGGCTATTACAAAGCCGTCGAAATCGCCGCCGAATGCGGCTGCCAGTGCGTGCAGATTTTCACGAAAAACAACAACCAATGGCGGGCAAAACCCCTTACCGACGACGACGTTGCAAAGTTCCAAGCAGCCCTCAAGCGGCTTAATGTTACGCACCCATTATCGCACGACTCGTACTTAATCAACCTTGCTGCCCCCGACGACGAACTCTGGCGAAAGTCGATCGAAGCCTTCGCCGTCGAACTGCTGCGGGCGGAAAAACTGGGCATCCCTGCCGTTGTTACACATCCCGGAGCCTTCACCAGCTCCAACGAAGCAGCCGGACTCAAGCGAATCATCGCCGCCCTCGACGAAGTCCATGATAAGGTGGGCAAGCTCAGCGTCCGCACGCTGCTCGAAAACACGGCAGGCCAAGGGAGCACGCTCGGCCGCACGTTCGAGCAGATTGCGACCGTCATCGGCGGCGTCAAAGCCCCCGAGCGAGTCGCTGTCTGCATCGACACCTGCCACCTTTTCGCGGCCGGCTACCCGTTCGGCACGCCAGCCGACTACGAGGCGACTATGAACAAGCTCGATCAAACCATCGGCCTCGGCTTAGTCAATGCCTTCCACCTCAACGACAGCAAAAAAGAACTTGGCTCGCGCGTCGACCGCCACGAACACATCGGCCAAGGCAAAATCGGTCTCGAAGGATTTCGGCTACTCCTCAATGACCCCCGCTTCACCGACGTGCCGATGTACCTCGAAACCCCCAAAGAAAACGTTGAAGGCGAACACGACGGCCTACGCCTCGACCGGACGAATCTCGAAACTCTGCGCAGGCTGGTAAAGCAAGAATGA
- a CDS encoding PEP-CTERM sorting domain-containing protein yields the protein MDGADFVAWQTHFPTPSGATLADGDADGDGDVDGADFVRWLTNFPSTPSPSAAPVPEPSALWLGTLGLIGLWVVKRNYARAN from the coding sequence GTGGACGGCGCGGACTTCGTCGCCTGGCAAACCCATTTTCCCACGCCTAGCGGCGCGACGCTAGCCGATGGCGACGCGGACGGCGACGGCGACGTGGACGGGGCCGACTTCGTCCGCTGGCTGACCAATTTCCCATCTACGCCAAGCCCCAGTGCCGCGCCGGTGCCGGAGCCGTCGGCGCTATGGCTCGGCACGTTGGGACTGATTGGGCTATGGGTTGTCAAGCGGAATTACGCTCGCGCAAATTAG
- a CDS encoding L-fucose/L-arabinose isomerase family protein, with protein sequence MKTALVQPRNCRKPRVGLFGIGHPSYWEQFPGMLPRLQGYQRVVSNRLAELAEVIDAGMVDDAHKAVKAGERFARERVELVVCYVGTYAMSNCVLPLVQRANAPTLILNLQPISGLDYKTTDTGDWLANCTACCVPEISNVFARSRIDFNLVTGVLGVDGGRCGEATPKHPEAVQAWSHIRQWVSAAGAVGQLRDSRIGFLGHTYPGMLDMQSDITQLSSQLGTQIETLEMCDLAQRLPAAGEQIVHAKRDEVLSIYDISEDSPVDRLARKPKDAEFEWACRCSVAMDRLVADFDLQGLSYYYRGLDDNQYERIGAGLILGNSLLCGRGIPCSGEGDLKNCHAMKIMDLLGHGGSFAEICALDYNDHFILMGHDGPFHLGIAEGRPILRGLDLYHGKHGYGIGVEARVKYGPVTLLALTQTADGRLKFLVSRGESVPGATLEIGNTDTRVKFECGVTNWVNRWCAAAPTHHFALGMGDAVAAIRAVTSMLRLELCEVA encoded by the coding sequence ATGAAAACAGCGCTAGTGCAACCAAGAAACTGCCGAAAGCCGCGTGTCGGTCTGTTTGGTATCGGCCATCCATCCTACTGGGAACAATTCCCCGGAATGCTGCCACGGTTGCAAGGTTATCAGCGAGTGGTGTCAAATCGCCTTGCTGAGCTGGCCGAGGTCATCGACGCCGGCATGGTGGACGATGCGCACAAGGCGGTAAAAGCAGGAGAGCGTTTTGCACGAGAGCGCGTCGAACTGGTCGTCTGTTACGTCGGCACATATGCAATGAGCAACTGCGTATTACCGCTCGTGCAGCGAGCCAATGCTCCGACACTGATCTTAAATCTGCAGCCGATCAGCGGATTGGACTACAAGACGACCGATACCGGAGATTGGCTGGCCAATTGTACAGCTTGCTGCGTTCCGGAAATCAGCAACGTGTTCGCCCGTAGTCGAATCGATTTCAACCTAGTCACCGGCGTACTTGGCGTTGACGGCGGCCGGTGTGGTGAGGCGACGCCCAAGCATCCGGAGGCCGTGCAGGCTTGGTCGCACATCCGCCAATGGGTGAGCGCTGCCGGGGCCGTTGGCCAATTGCGCGACAGTCGCATCGGTTTCCTCGGGCATACCTACCCTGGAATGCTCGACATGCAAAGCGACATCACACAGCTTTCGTCGCAATTGGGCACGCAAATCGAAACTCTCGAAATGTGTGACCTGGCTCAGCGGCTGCCAGCGGCGGGCGAGCAAATCGTCCATGCCAAGCGAGACGAGGTACTGTCGATTTACGACATCAGCGAGGACAGCCCCGTCGATCGGCTGGCGCGAAAGCCGAAAGACGCCGAATTCGAATGGGCCTGCCGCTGCAGCGTGGCCATGGACCGGCTGGTGGCCGATTTCGATTTGCAAGGCCTGTCGTACTATTACCGCGGCTTGGACGACAACCAGTACGAGCGGATCGGCGCTGGATTGATCCTCGGCAACTCGCTCCTCTGCGGGCGCGGCATTCCGTGCAGCGGGGAAGGCGATCTCAAGAATTGCCACGCGATGAAGATTATGGATTTATTGGGACACGGAGGAAGCTTTGCCGAGATTTGTGCCTTGGACTACAACGATCACTTCATCTTAATGGGGCACGACGGACCATTTCATTTGGGCATTGCTGAGGGTCGGCCGATCCTGCGGGGGCTTGACTTGTATCATGGCAAGCACGGCTATGGAATTGGCGTCGAAGCCCGCGTTAAGTACGGTCCCGTGACACTGCTGGCCCTCACGCAGACCGCCGACGGTCGGTTGAAGTTCCTCGTATCGCGCGGCGAAAGCGTACCTGGAGCGACGCTGGAAATCGGCAATACCGATACTCGCGTCAAGTTTGAATGCGGCGTGACAAATTGGGTTAACCGCTGGTGCGCCGCGGCTCCCACCCACCATTTCGCGCTTGGAATGGGCGACGCAGTCGCAGCGATTCGCGCTGTAACTTCAATGCTGCGGCTCGAGCTTTGCGAGGTTGCGTAG
- a CDS encoding DUF1559 domain-containing protein, whose protein sequence is MSARKSFPAAANPFNPSPTVVIRHGWPPQIWPYMEERALFEQFNYSKPYYLPPNALSIRHPNRFGTPSATHVPAYSCPSDRGHGFYANPGFGYFYIRGNYVLSWGPYAYQPEAANYPPRASAIFGFKDFFSHLKSRFTKTKDIIDGLSKTLVMSEYIMHPNDASIDGHGDIFNDVGDAVFMTLNTPNSTVPDEEANNYCDPAPPDIICHSPAPVSNVNGMSGRAVHNAARSKHKGGVNAAMADGSVRFVSDTIALNVWQAMSTMNGYETVSEQ, encoded by the coding sequence ATGAGTGCCCGAAAGTCGTTCCCGGCGGCAGCCAATCCCTTTAACCCGTCGCCGACGGTAGTGATTCGTCACGGTTGGCCTCCACAGATTTGGCCCTACATGGAAGAGCGAGCGCTGTTCGAGCAATTCAATTACAGCAAGCCTTATTACTTGCCTCCCAATGCACTGTCGATTCGTCACCCAAATCGATTTGGAACGCCTTCCGCGACGCACGTTCCCGCCTATTCCTGCCCGAGCGATCGCGGTCACGGCTTCTATGCGAATCCTGGGTTTGGGTATTTTTACATTCGTGGAAACTACGTCTTGAGTTGGGGACCGTACGCCTATCAACCCGAAGCGGCGAACTATCCGCCCAGGGCTTCTGCGATTTTTGGATTTAAGGACTTCTTTTCCCACCTTAAGTCTCGATTCACCAAGACGAAGGACATCATCGACGGATTGTCAAAGACCCTCGTGATGTCGGAATACATCATGCATCCCAACGATGCATCGATCGACGGCCACGGCGATATTTTCAACGATGTTGGCGATGCTGTGTTCATGACCTTGAATACTCCAAATAGCACGGTGCCCGATGAGGAGGCAAATAATTATTGCGATCCTGCGCCTCCCGACATCATTTGCCACAGCCCAGCGCCGGTATCGAACGTAAACGGAATGAGCGGCCGCGCCGTTCACAATGCAGCTCGCAGTAAACACAAAGGGGGCGTGAATGCCGCAATGGCCGATGGCTCGGTGCGATTCGTCTCAGATACCATTGCGCTGAATGTCTGGCAGGCGATGAGTACGATGAACGGGTACGAAACCGTGAGCGAACAGTAA